The DNA window aatgaaggatattccatgcgagaaattggcaagaaactgaagatttcctacaacggtgtgtactactcacttcagaggagagcacaagcaGGCTCTAACCagtagagtagaaagagaagtgggaggccgcgctgcacaactgagtaacaagacaagtacattagagtctctattgTGAGAAATAGactcctcacaggtcctcaactggcagcttcattaaatagtacccgcaaaacgccagtgtcaacatctacagtgaagagccgatgccgggatgctggccttcagggcagcaaagaaaaaagccatatctgagactggctaataaaaggaaaagattaatatgggcaaaagaacacagacattggacagaggaagatttaaaaaaaaaaagtgttagacgaatcgaagtttgaagtgtttggatcacacagaagaacgcaGAACTGAAAAGATTctagaagagtgcctgatgccatctgtcaagcatggtggcggTAACATGATTGCCAGCACCAAAGTAACTTCAGACTATGTGTGAGATTTGTACAAGAtaaaaaagggattttgaataaggaaggctttcACTCTATTTTGCAACGCCATACCCTGTGGCCAGCGCTTAATTGGAgtaaatttcatcctacaacaggacaattacccaaagcacacctccaaattatgcatgaactatttagggaagaacatACATACGTGGGGGTAGAAGGGGTTGGTCTGCTAGACTCctctttaggctggactcacacgagcgtatggcatccgttgcgagagcatcggatgcgatatgctaatgtcccccgactcaggctctgctgcgagcgtgagccgagtgtcatgcgactgtaacccgatcttgcgatcgggtcacagctgtgaagctgagtgcgggcgcagcagaggagagggaggggttaattctcccatctcctccactgtcagcctgtgcgtatatcgcactgcactgggataacatccgagtgcagtccgatgtatctctcgcatccattcacttgaatgggtgcgagggatacggctctcgcagacaatcgcagcatgctgccgcttttctcgcatccagaatctggatgcgaggaaaagctgaccaacagctcaacctcattgcctgacattggtcagagtgcaatgcgagaatttctcgcattgcactcgtccgattttcacgctcgtgtgagcgtacccttacagcTGAGATCAgaccctggtgttagtaatagcTACTACACGGCTGACATTTAGCCCAAAACCATTtcaccaattgccaccacaccaaagcATCAGGAATGAGTAGAGGCAAAGGgtcagaattggagcatcttatgTGCCACTGCTGGGGTGACTGGGGGCTGacattttttaggctgggaagggcccaactaTGGACCTTCTCCCCCCATTTAATTATTTATTGGTTGATATATTATATAGCCAACTTTGCACACCTAAAACCcttataatatatttattataaCCAGTAAGCACAAATCAGTTCTATTTCAAAGCAATATTTATTTGTACACAGAAATAAATATCAGTCAATGTTCCTCCAATTCTTCCACCAAATGTTTCATTCTCTCATTTAACTCAACTTGAGCACGGCTTCAACCATTTTGCCAATGCCATCAAATATCTCATGTAGCGGGCTGTTACTCATGAAGGCGCACGTGGTGACCAGTTTATGTTTGGCATCTATGTGAACTTCGTTGACCTGTTTGTTGACGTGTTTACAGCCCAGCTGTTCAATGGCTCCCGCTGTTCCAGCATGTGGCCACCTGCACAACAGAAGAATAGACAAAGGGCAGCAAGTTACAATAGTGAAAACTACGActatacacatacagtatgtctGTACTATGCCTTATCGTATTCAGACAGTGGCCATCTccccatacacagctcagcagagcgcTTGTGTGCTTTATTAGCAAGGCACCAAGTATCACGTCTGGTGGGGAATTATCTCCAGAAAACCCAAATGATCAGCAGTTCCGATCCGGAGAACTAGTCCTGGTTATTTTACTTGGAACTATGTGCAGTAATTGAGGTTCATGAACCTCATTCTATTGTATGGATAGGGCTtcatggcgggggggggggggggaagatggATAAATAAATTACTAAGCATCAGCCCCAATTTTCTGACATTATAAAGTCTTTACATTATTCTTATGAACAATACTCTTTACAGCCACAAATTCAAGAACACTGCAGTAATATACATTTAGTTGACCACATATTGGTTGAAGTCTAGATTGTACAGACAAGGCTCCACCAAATAGACTTTGGAAACCCGGGTTCCTATTATCTATACCATACAGACTTTTGTAATGGTTACAATGTGGTTCCCAATATTGTGGTATTACCAGCACTGCAGAGGTTAAAGGCGCTGTATAGGCTGTCAGGAGTCTGGGGATGAGTAAAACTGTAGaataatataattattaataataatcccTTGCTTTTATTTTTAAACTACCACTCTGGCATATTTATTTAGCTTAATTGTCCCCTGTTACCAATCATTGGAAATGGCATAAGATATTGACAGGTAAGTATTATAATACACTCACTGCTGATTAGAAGCAGTgaaaacaagggggggggggggcgccgcccgggagagggaaaaaaaaaaaaaacaaaaaaaaaaaacgcaagttTGTAATTTACTTGTTACTAGAAATCCTTTTCATTCTATTATGGCCTTGGTACCCagctgtgtgccctgtagtattgtgcccatcattgtagtagtgtgcccagtagttatgcccatccttgtagtgtgcacatacacacacagcgaggagaccacagCGCTCCGAAACATGATCACAGGCACGGGCATCTGCGGAAGAGAcatgtggccccgcaggtcaggacccgccacgtccaggacgcatcgggtcctgatcgtgagcacgtacctgcttgttgcggtgagtgacgatcgcagctctatgcccggggccagcgccggcaggactttactacaagttTAATCATTTGCAGTGCCGCACAGAGAGTTGTCCGcgttataccaatggctgctgcccgctaatcagatgcaaggaggtggaaTCATACAgcaacgtcacttccttgcatctgattggcaggcagcagccattggtataacgCGGACATCTGTGCGGCACCGCAAATAATTCAATTTGTAGTAATGTCCTGCCGGTGCCCGCCCCGGGTATAGggccgcgattgtcacggggtgTGCGGGCCACAACAAGTAGCTTCAGGGGCCGAATGCGGCCTGCGTGTTTAAGACCTCTGGTTTAGATAGATACTGAAGACCGAGATATTTAGTTAAATTCACTCACTTTTCGCACTCTGTATCAGACCCGACAGTGACTTCACATCCTGGTAGGATTTTGGCGGCCAGTACGGGGGAGATACAGCACAGGCCAATGGGCTTCTTGGCATCATGAAATCCTTTAATAGCGTCTTCAATGGGTTTTATTACGGAGCAGTCTTTCCCATCAATCGCCCAAGTACAAAGATTTTTAGCAACTCCAAAACCTCCTGGTAAAGAGAAGAAAGAGTATAAGAAGTCTGAGTAGAAGGCCAGTATCACACTTGCGAATGTCTTGCGTTTAACTCGtgcaagtctctcattgaatctcccgacacggccgcacactctccagacaggagagcctcagctgcatagagatgtggcgccctggacaagccaggggccacagagaacaacacccacacaccccacactcctggtcaggcacaccaaagtcagacaaaaacccttgttgccttcctccaggggctgatgttcacaccagggggtgggccaggcggttggcctcgcccaccgaggagttcacagtcctggaggtgggaaaagtagggaGTTCAGTTTGGGAAGCGAAagcgagaggagtgaagtggcagctgagcagactagagttagtccgggtgtgtggcccggacggatcagcaaggttggcagacggtggtgacccgtctgcaggagtggcctatcggagtctaccgtaaggaccgtggaagggcagtggcccgccggtacacaaagaagtcagcaccatctggcagggtcttacggaccccggcaaggctaggagtcgccgtgaatttgccagattcgttagcgaaggggacctcctgggtttcccagcagccaagacccgacacaaggcaacagtccaaccgagagagggaaacagccaccgccaaggctactgttcccagggccagagcctgcgggaaaaagggggatcctccagcccacatccaagccggggagcgggttaccagtgggaacccattggaacggtttacagtacataggtgcagggaaaggcagtcaccatcaacctgccgggagaaacacatcagctgtctgtgggaccagtccatccagccgtgtgttttaccgagaactgtgtcctcatcattggctgagtgagtaccaccgcgccgtacagcgctgccccccgcgaccctgcacctcaccaggccctgtaacccgcctgtcatccatccctaccccatcaccgggccccggacaaccaaccccctacccacggaggggagaactaacaaagctgctccctgtcaccgctcccgggatccccgtctagagcagcggtggtgtcaccacgaccgtgggtggcgtcacgaacaatcaccaaatcccccaccatccaatcaaatcccccctttcactcaagggcgaggaacgccgctcgagtccccggggtctggcccaccgctcgagccaccaccgagcagcggcagagcgcagcgtcccctcctccgcccgcgacagatatatGCAACCAACTCACTCATGTTAGAAGTGTGCGGCCGTGTGGaggaaagggaggggggggggaactcAATGAGAAATACACGTAAAGGCACTCGCAACTGTGACTACGGCCTAACATGTCCTCCATACTGTCCTTATGATCAGGACATACAGTACCTGGGATGATGATTGCAGCATAGTCACTGACTTTTAGCTCCTTCAGATCTGTGACCTTCCCTCTTGCGATGCGCGCGCTCTCGGTCAGCACGTTCCGGGTCTCCTCGCAGGGCTGTCCTCTCACATGGTCCACCACATGCATCTGCTCCATGTCAGGAGCAAACACCACATACTATGGAAACAGAATGGAGGAGACAAATCTCAATACAAGAAAACAAACCATCCACCATGTACAGAGGCCAAATATATAAGGGATCTAGGAAATTATGGAAGACCCTATAGGACAAAAATAATTGTACTCGTACGACCTCTTACTGACTAGATGAAGAGCTCTGCAGTCACCAAGACAGATTAGGTTTCTTCTTCATTCATTGTAGGTTATTAAATTGATAATCAGACAGACCATGAAAGAGATAACATACACCGAGCACATAGACAATGTATAAAcctaagctcagctctgctacatccatagtctTATCACACAAGATGGGCAATACCAAGCTCAACTCTGCCTTCACTATATataaagcttaaaggggttgttcaataaTGACCTAGTGTGATCATACAACAAACTCCACTCTGCTACAATCATATAGTCTTGTCATACAAGTAATAATGAGGAGAGAAAAACTTGCTCTGCTTCATCTGTATACAAGTGCCATACCCTCTGCATCATTACTATACAGGTAATAAGGGGACTGAAAGCagactccgctctgctacatccatacagTAACAATACAGGAAATATAAcaaacacactcagctctgctacaatcaTAGTCTTGTCATACAAGTAATAATGAGGAGAGAAACAAACTTGCTCTGCCTCATCTGTATACAAGTGCCATATCATATCATACAAGTGCCATAAGTGCAACATCATTACTATACAGGTAATAAAGGGGACTGAAAGCagactccgctctgctacatccatacagTAACAATACAGGAAATATAACActcagctctgctccatctgtaTATGTTCTGTATCTAGCCTGTACAGATACAGGAGAGCTGAGGTCCTGTCCCTTCAGCAGCATGCACCCAGCAAACTCCTCTCTACATCGGTGTAATCTGATCTTACAGCACTGCTACACCCGAAGTTGTACAATCCACAGACGATAAATGTCGGTCCTGTAATGACGCCCCTGCACTGTGTGACTAACAGTAGATTAGTGCAGCTATTCCGTATATTTCAGGCTATAAGATCCCACCACAGTCAGGAGAAGAAGCCGCTTTCTTCCTCATTACATAGAATGGAGCCTTTGCCCTGGACTCATTGAGACGTGTGGAAATGTCACCAGAGACTTTCCCCTCTGACTGTGACTGGAATAAGACTTCTGACACAAAGTTCAGTCTCAGACTCGGGGCTTTGGCTGTGACCCCACAGAAGGTTTCCCCGCACCCTTCCCCTTACCTGCACCCCAGCTCTGCTCAGGTGCACCAACACTGCAGAGGCCTCGTGGACCTCACTGCCATCATACACCCCGCAGCCACAGAGGATCACTGCCACCTGCTTGGTCATGGCGGATTCAGGTGAATGGCGGCTCCGGTAGATCAGGAGTAGAAGAgtctgcagctgagggacccgctGCTCCTGTGCTTTATATACAGGGAAGGTGTGAGCTCCTGGGGCAGAGTCTCAGGGGAGGAGACAGTCCCAGCACTTCCACTGTCATTACATAATAGAAGGTGGAGGAAATTCCCAGGATgactaggctactttcacacatcagttttttgttttccatcaggcacaatccggaaaaaaacgggtaaactgatccggtaccgcatccattttatccccatagatttgcattgttaccgtattgtgcctgatggctttgcgttgcatgcgtttttttccggacgcggcaaaattaattaaagcggcggccgaaggcaacgtgtcttgcaacgtttttttgtccggcacgacgacggcgcgatacggcgtgttttacaatgaaagcctatggacgtcggatccaacgcaatgcggtaaaaaacggatgcggctgccggatccgtttatgtaaactgcgcatgcaccaaatttatttaaaaaactgatccatcaaaaaaaatggacaaaacggatgcaaaaatggatgcaaaacggatccaacggatccggttttttacgcatccggcataacagatccgttaaaaaacggatccggtggatacggttttaaattttttttgccggatcctttggatcaggaaaaaaaaggattgtgcctgaatacagaaaactgatgagtgaaagtagccttagacgccGGTGACTGAGGACAGTATGGCCGgcggtgactgaggaggatgacactgctaccctattctgatggtcacagtatggccggcGGTGACTGAGGACTATGACTCTGCTGtcctattctgatggtcacagtatggccggtggtgactgaggaggatgactctgctgccctattctgatggtcacagtatggccggcggtgactgaggaggatgactctgctgccctattctgatggtcacagtatggccggTGGTGACTGAGGACTATGACTCTGCTGtcctattctgatggtcacagtatggccggcggtgactgaggaggatgactctgctgccctattctgatggtcacagtatggccggcggtgactgaggaggatgacactgctgccctattctgatggtcacagtatggccggtggtgactgaggaggatgactctgctgccctattctgatggtcacagtatggccggcggtgactgaggaggatgacactgctgccctattctgatggtcacagtatggccggcggtgactgaggaggatgactctgctgtcctattctgatggtcacagtatggccggcggtgactgaggaggatgactctgctgccctattctgatggtcacagtatggccggcggtgactgaggaggatgacactgctgccctattctgatggtcacagtatggccggcggtgactgaggaggatgactctgctgtcctattctgatggtcacagtatggccggcagtgactgaggaggatgactctgctgccgtattctgatggtcacagtatggccggcggtgactgaggaggatgacactgctgccctattctgatggtcacagtatggccggcggtgactgaggaggatgacactgctgccctattctgatggtcacagtatggccggcggtgactgaggaggatgacactgctgcccaattctgatggtcacagtatggccggtggtgactgaggaggatgactctgctgccctattctgatggtcacagtatggccggcggtgactgaggaggatgacactgctgccctattctgatggtcacagtatggccggcggtgactgaggaggatgactctgctgccctattctgatggtcacagtatggccggcggtgactgaggaggatgactctgctgccctattctgatggtcacagtatggctggcggtgactgaggaggatgactctgctaccctattctgatggtcacagtatggccggcggtgactgaggaggatgactctgctgccctattctgatggtcacagtatggccggtggtgactgaggaggatgacactgctgccctattctgatggtcacagtatggctggcggtgactgaggaggatgactctgctgccctattctgatggtcacagtatggccggcggtgactgaggaggatgactctgctgccctattctgatgTAGGAGCTTTACATCTGGATCAGAGCAATAATAAAGTAACAATGTGTCTGTGGTTTATTATAGCTCCAATAAAAAGTGAAAGCGCTGAATCTGATACCATCATAATACAAGagcaatataataatatttattcatttatataacgctattaattccttagcgctttacatacattggcaacactgtccccattggtgctcacaatctaaattccctatcagtatgtttttggagtacaGCGAGGGTCATAAATATTACCCCAAACCATACAGCAACTCACTATGAGAGCGAGGTGAGAAGCTCACAATATTCAGAGCCGCCTGCGCCTGTCACTCAGTATCCAGAGCCGCCCGCGCCTGTCACTCAGTATCCAGAGCCACCTGCGCCTGTCACTCAGTATCCAGAGCCACCTGCGCCTGTCACTCAGTATCCAGAGCCACCTGCGCCTGTCACTCAGTATCCAGAGCCACCTGCGCCTGTCACTTAGTATCCAGAGCCACCTGCGTCTGTCACTCAGTATCCAGAGCCACCTGCGTCTGTCACTCAGTATCCAGAGCCACCTGCGCCTGTCACTCAGTATCCAGAGCCACCTGCGCCTGTCACTCAGTATCCAGAGCCACCTGCGCCTGTCACTCAGTATCCAGAGCCACCTGCGCCTGTCACTCAGTATCCAGAGCCACCTGCGCCTGTCACTCAGTATCCAGAGCCACCTGCGTCTGTCACTCAGTATCCAGAGCCACCTGCGCCTGTCACTCAGTATCCAGAGCCACCTGCGTCTGTCACTCAGTATACAGAGCCACCTGCGCCTGTCACTTAATATCCAAAGTCGCCCTCGCCTGTCACTTAGTATCCAGAGCCGCCCAGACCTGTCACTCAG is part of the Anomaloglossus baeobatrachus isolate aAnoBae1 chromosome 9, aAnoBae1.hap1, whole genome shotgun sequence genome and encodes:
- the LOC142250543 gene encoding glutamine amidotransferase-like class 1 domain-containing protein 3, mitochondrial codes for the protein MTKQVAVILCGCGVYDGSEVHEASAVLVHLSRAGVQYVVFAPDMEQMHVVDHVRGQPCEETRNVLTESARIARGKVTDLKELKVSDYAAIIIPGGFGVAKNLCTWAIDGKDCSVIKPIEDAIKGFHDAKKPIGLCCISPVLAAKILPGCEVTVGSDTECEKWPHAGTAGAIEQLGCKHVNKQVNEVHIDAKHKLVTTCAFMSNSPLHEIFDGIGKMVEAVLKLS